In the genome of Chryseobacterium oryzae, one region contains:
- a CDS encoding helix-turn-helix domain-containing protein: MMKICGQNIRKMRRDRDLTQEYMAFEMGISQKAYSDIENSKVKINLDILTKISDILKIKPSDICSISHKCGANDYEEKYNELLDFMKKNNINMPENLR; this comes from the coding sequence ATGATGAAAATTTGTGGACAGAATATAAGGAAAATGAGGAGAGACAGAGATCTTACTCAAGAATATATGGCATTCGAAATGGGTATTTCACAGAAAGCTTATTCAGATATAGAAAACTCCAAAGTGAAAATCAATCTCGATATTCTTACAAAAATTTCAGATATCCTAAAAATAAAACCTTCAGACATCTGCAGCATCTCTCATAAATGTGGTGCTAATGATTACGAAGAAAAATACAATGAATTGTTAGATTTTATGAAGAAGAATAATATTAATATGCCAGAAAACTTACGATAG
- a CDS encoding DUF4407 domain-containing protein, translating into MKNTSSLLQYNQHKINWFQKFLMICSGANIHILRKTPSEWNKFAGIGGIVLFTAVFATLSSTYAIFTIFDQFWASLGFGLLWGLMIFNLDRYIVSSIKKTGTWWNQILMSIPRLILATFLGIIISKPLELKIFEKEVNKQLNTIIQRNKKDLQTQMNGRILQQNAPFETEKKQIAEKLAQYQKSYDSASVELEKEILGKQSNLTSGKEGFGPNAKRKQELKEQRKRDLENYQNQTAARLEYLDKEISKVYNNLETERKSTETFEDKYNGFAARIQALDELGKGSAIIATAAAFIMGMFICLEVSPVLIKLISSVGPYDYLLEKTENDFRLYSKEKIEKGNALTDFRINDFKSKL; encoded by the coding sequence ATGAAAAATACCTCTTCACTATTGCAATATAATCAGCATAAAATTAATTGGTTCCAAAAATTTTTAATGATTTGTTCAGGAGCTAACATTCATATTCTCAGGAAAACACCCAGCGAATGGAATAAATTTGCGGGTATTGGTGGAATTGTCCTTTTCACCGCTGTTTTTGCCACCTTATCGTCAACTTATGCCATCTTTACCATTTTTGATCAGTTTTGGGCATCTCTAGGGTTCGGATTGTTGTGGGGATTAATGATTTTTAATCTGGATCGATATATTGTTTCATCTATTAAAAAAACAGGCACATGGTGGAACCAAATTTTAATGTCGATCCCAAGACTTATTTTGGCAACATTTTTAGGAATTATTATTTCTAAGCCATTAGAACTCAAAATTTTTGAAAAAGAGGTTAATAAACAACTCAACACCATTATTCAAAGAAATAAAAAGGATCTTCAAACACAGATGAACGGGAGAATTTTACAACAAAATGCTCCTTTTGAAACTGAAAAAAAACAAATTGCGGAAAAGCTGGCTCAATATCAAAAATCTTACGACTCTGCTTCGGTGGAACTCGAAAAAGAAATTCTGGGTAAACAATCTAATCTAACCAGCGGAAAAGAAGGCTTTGGACCTAATGCCAAAAGAAAGCAAGAATTGAAAGAGCAGCGAAAGAGAGATTTGGAAAACTATCAGAATCAAACAGCTGCAAGACTAGAATATCTTGACAAGGAAATATCTAAAGTGTATAATAATCTTGAAACTGAAAGGAAATCTACTGAAACTTTCGAGGACAAGTATAACGGATTCGCTGCTAGAATCCAAGCATTAGATGAGTTAGGAAAGGGCTCTGCAATAATTGCTACTGCTGCAGCATTTATAATGGGAATGTTTATTTGTCTTGAAGTTTCTCCTGTTTTAATTAAGCTCATTTCTTCTGTTGGTCCTTATGATTATCTTCTGGAAAAAACAGAGAATGATTTCAGGCTTTATTCTAAAGAAAAAATTGAAAAAGGAAATGCATTGACTGATTTCAGAATAAATGATTTTAAAAGCAAACTTTAA
- the guaB gene encoding IMP dehydrogenase produces MSIHNKIVETAITFDDVLLVPSYSEVLPNQVSLKSRLTDKITLNVPIVSAAMDTVTEADLAIALARVGGLGFIHKNMTIEEQAAQVNRVKRSENGMISDPVTLSKDHTLGQARELMSSYKISGLPVVDADNILIGIITNRDVKYQENLDIKVEEIMTKDKLITSDKNTNLEKAKEILLKNRVEKLPIVDAENKLVGLITIKDIDNQLEYPNANKDQNGRLIVGAGVGVGEDTLDRIAALVEAGVDIIGIDSAHGHSKGVLDKIAEIRRAYPDLDIVGGNIVTADAAKDLIEAGANVLKVGVGPGSICTTRVVAGVGVPQLSAIYNVYEYAQTKNVAVIADGGIKLSGDIVKAIASGAGAVMLGSLLAGTDEAPGEEIIFQGRKFKTYQGMGSLSAMKRGGKERYFQSEAKKFVPEGIEGRVPSKGKLEDVIFQLTGGLRAGMGYCGAKDITALQTDTKMVMITGSGLKESHPHDVIITQEAPNYSL; encoded by the coding sequence ATGTCTATTCATAACAAAATTGTAGAGACAGCCATCACTTTCGATGACGTGCTTCTAGTTCCTTCTTATTCTGAAGTTTTACCTAATCAGGTTTCATTAAAATCAAGACTTACCGATAAAATTACGCTGAACGTTCCTATCGTTTCCGCTGCAATGGATACTGTTACAGAGGCCGATTTGGCAATTGCATTGGCAAGAGTGGGCGGTTTAGGTTTTATCCATAAAAATATGACTATTGAAGAGCAGGCGGCTCAGGTAAACAGAGTAAAACGTTCTGAAAACGGGATGATTTCTGATCCTGTTACTCTTTCCAAAGATCATACACTTGGACAGGCAAGAGAGCTAATGTCTAGCTATAAAATCTCCGGATTGCCTGTGGTAGATGCAGATAATATATTAATAGGAATTATTACCAATAGAGATGTAAAGTATCAGGAAAATCTAGATATAAAGGTTGAAGAGATCATGACGAAAGATAAGCTGATTACTTCTGATAAAAATACGAATCTCGAAAAAGCAAAAGAAATTCTTCTTAAAAACAGAGTTGAAAAACTTCCGATCGTTGATGCTGAAAATAAATTGGTAGGTTTAATCACCATTAAAGATATCGACAATCAGTTAGAATATCCTAATGCCAACAAAGATCAAAATGGTAGATTAATTGTTGGAGCTGGAGTTGGAGTTGGAGAAGACACTTTAGACCGAATTGCAGCTTTAGTAGAAGCCGGAGTAGATATTATCGGAATAGATTCTGCTCACGGTCATTCAAAAGGAGTTTTAGATAAAATAGCTGAAATTAGAAGAGCATATCCGGATTTGGATATCGTTGGAGGAAATATTGTAACTGCCGATGCCGCTAAAGATTTAATTGAAGCCGGAGCAAACGTTCTTAAAGTAGGTGTAGGTCCCGGTTCTATCTGTACAACGAGAGTTGTTGCAGGAGTTGGAGTGCCGCAGTTATCTGCAATTTATAATGTATATGAATATGCTCAAACTAAAAATGTTGCTGTAATTGCTGATGGAGGAATAAAGCTTTCCGGGGATATCGTAAAAGCTATTGCAAGTGGAGCTGGTGCAGTAATGTTGGGGTCGCTTCTTGCAGGAACCGATGAAGCTCCGGGAGAGGAAATTATTTTTCAGGGAAGAAAATTCAAAACTTATCAGGGAATGGGAAGTCTTTCTGCCATGAAAAGAGGCGGAAAAGAAAGATATTTCCAAAGTGAAGCTAAAAAATTTGTTCCTGAAGGAATCGAAGGAAGAGTACCAAGCAAAGGTAAATTAGAAGATGTTATTTTCCAGCTAACTGGTGGATTAAGAGCAGGTATGGGTTATTGCGGAGCAAAAGATATTACCGCTTTACAAACCGACACGAAGATGGTAATGATTACCGGAAGCGGATTAAAAGAATCGCATCCTCACGATGTAATCATCACACAGGAAGCTCCAAATTATTCTTTATAG
- a CDS encoding DUF4252 domain-containing protein: MKNIFFSILLFLGCFSIGSAQNEKLDKLFQQFENKNGITSISIKKPMFKILSNLELDDDYLKKIKPILKDVDGLKLVIVPKATFPKELESENIENIKLNIEKTNEINESLEELHFDKLMSINNDGVSMKFLAEAEKGDILQNLVFNIDSDDENILFLLNGKMKMDDVNKIINSTEMQISVSNPSAKNNSKNNSSYLNGESRNVGEFSGVQVSTGIVVNYKQEPNSLVKVIADADKLQYIVTKVEDGILKVSIDTKGQRNLKFKNVNVNVSSPKINEIKTSSGSIFNSVNNINENQITVDVSSGSVVNANFNIQEKAFIDVSSGAIINSQINTKDIFIKSASGAAANFTGNANSGIIDISSGAVCNAKDMKFNKLKAEVSSGGIITSHVTQELSAKASSGGIIRFKGNPQIHSNISKNSGGMLKQID; encoded by the coding sequence ATGAAAAATATATTCTTTTCCATACTGTTATTTTTAGGCTGCTTTAGCATTGGCAGTGCCCAAAACGAAAAACTGGATAAACTCTTCCAGCAATTTGAAAATAAGAATGGAATTACCTCGATTAGCATCAAAAAACCAATGTTCAAAATTTTAAGCAATCTTGAACTGGATGATGATTATTTAAAAAAAATAAAACCTATTCTGAAGGATGTTGACGGTCTTAAATTGGTAATTGTTCCAAAAGCAACGTTCCCAAAAGAACTTGAATCTGAAAATATAGAAAATATAAAACTGAATATCGAAAAGACCAATGAAATCAATGAATCTCTGGAAGAACTTCATTTCGACAAACTGATGTCGATAAATAATGATGGAGTTTCTATGAAATTTCTTGCAGAAGCCGAAAAAGGCGATATTTTGCAAAATCTTGTCTTCAATATAGATTCTGATGACGAAAACATTCTTTTTCTACTAAATGGTAAAATGAAAATGGATGACGTTAATAAAATTATCAACTCTACCGAGATGCAGATTTCAGTTTCTAATCCTTCTGCAAAAAATAATTCCAAAAACAACAGTTCTTATCTGAATGGTGAAAGCAGAAATGTAGGAGAATTTTCTGGAGTTCAGGTAAGTACCGGGATTGTTGTGAACTACAAACAGGAACCCAATTCTTTGGTGAAAGTTATTGCCGATGCCGATAAACTCCAATACATCGTAACAAAAGTTGAAGACGGTATACTTAAAGTTTCTATTGATACAAAAGGACAGAGAAATCTGAAGTTTAAAAATGTAAATGTAAACGTAAGCTCACCTAAAATAAACGAAATTAAAACTTCTTCAGGCTCAATTTTCAATTCTGTTAATAACATTAATGAAAATCAGATTACAGTAGATGTATCTTCGGGTTCTGTTGTAAATGCGAACTTCAATATTCAGGAAAAAGCATTTATAGATGTAAGTTCTGGTGCTATAATCAATTCGCAAATCAATACAAAAGATATTTTCATAAAATCGGCGAGTGGAGCAGCTGCAAATTTTACCGGAAATGCAAATTCAGGAATTATAGACATCAGTAGCGGAGCGGTTTGTAATGCGAAAGATATGAAATTCAACAAACTAAAAGCAGAAGTTAGTTCGGGGGGGATTATTACAAGCCACGTAACGCAAGAATTGTCTGCAAAAGCTTCTTCGGGCGGAATAATCAGATTTAAAGGCAATCCACAGATACATTCAAACATCAGTAAAAACTCTGGAGGAATGCTTAAACAGATAGATTAA
- a CDS encoding RNA polymerase sigma factor, producing MTQETFRNTVFILRDEMFRFAKRFVMSSDEAEDVVQDLMIKFWQKKDELETFGNLKSYVLKSVRNECLNRLKHHDVKLGFADLQIHRSELYSMDVNNLKDHILSFINQLPEKQKMVIHLKDVEEYEVSEISEIMEMEENAVRVNLMRARQKVKEQITQLMSYEQRSISK from the coding sequence ATGACTCAGGAAACTTTCAGGAATACGGTATTTATTCTCAGGGATGAGATGTTCCGTTTTGCGAAAAGGTTTGTGATGAGCAGTGATGAAGCCGAAGATGTTGTACAGGATCTGATGATTAAGTTTTGGCAGAAAAAAGATGAGCTGGAAACGTTTGGGAATTTAAAGTCTTATGTTTTAAAATCAGTAAGAAACGAATGTCTTAACCGGTTGAAGCATCATGATGTAAAATTAGGTTTTGCAGACTTACAAATTCATCGGTCTGAACTGTACAGTATGGATGTGAATAATTTGAAAGATCATATTCTAAGTTTTATCAATCAGCTTCCGGAAAAACAAAAGATGGTGATACATCTTAAAGATGTGGAAGAGTACGAAGTGTCTGAAATTTCCGAAATTATGGAAATGGAAGAAAACGCAGTAAGAGTAAATCTAATGCGTGCCAGACAGAAAGTAAAAGAACAAATCACTCAATTAATGAGCTATGAGCAACGATCAATTTCAAAATAA
- a CDS encoding GlmU family protein, protein MQLVFSDAQYWEDFLPLTFTRPIAEMRCGILTFSERWQKLLESTKISWFTEMYLQQKFREPEKKESLFLVPNFLPTETVIQQIKDLKQGEALVYEDELVAAKINMEGFSLNQIEKMTDIKEELVFFKKPTDLFTYNKEAIDFDFELLTKGKTSQELSSTNGFLGNKEDLFIEEGAEVEFSTINTKTGKIYLGKNAEVMEGCNLRGPIALCEGSKFNLGAKIYGATTVGPHSKVGGEVSNIIIFGYSNKGHDGFVGNSVIGEWCNLGADTNSSNLKNNYGNVKLWNYRTKDFQDTGLQFAGLIMGDHSKTAINTQLNTGTVIGVASNIFKEGFPPNLIENFSWGGFKGDEKFKLDKAYEVAEKVMARRKMPLTDVDKGILKHIFDEY, encoded by the coding sequence ATGCAACTCGTATTCTCCGATGCACAATATTGGGAAGATTTTCTTCCGCTTACTTTTACCCGTCCCATTGCAGAAATGCGATGCGGAATTCTCACTTTCTCCGAAAGATGGCAGAAACTTTTAGAATCTACCAAAATTTCGTGGTTTACCGAAATGTATCTTCAGCAGAAATTCAGAGAGCCGGAAAAAAAGGAAAGTTTGTTTTTGGTTCCTAATTTTTTACCGACAGAAACCGTTATTCAACAAATTAAAGATTTGAAACAAGGTGAAGCTTTAGTTTATGAAGATGAATTGGTCGCTGCAAAAATCAATATGGAAGGTTTTTCTTTAAATCAGATTGAAAAAATGACGGATATTAAGGAAGAACTCGTTTTCTTTAAAAAGCCAACCGACTTATTTACTTATAATAAAGAAGCTATTGATTTTGATTTTGAATTATTAACGAAAGGAAAAACTTCACAAGAATTATCTTCTACCAATGGTTTTTTAGGAAATAAAGAAGATTTATTCATCGAAGAAGGTGCCGAAGTTGAATTTTCTACCATCAATACAAAAACAGGAAAAATATACCTCGGGAAAAATGCCGAAGTGATGGAAGGTTGTAATCTGCGAGGCCCGATTGCGCTTTGCGAAGGTTCTAAATTTAATTTAGGAGCTAAAATTTACGGTGCAACAACAGTGGGTCCACATTCTAAAGTTGGTGGTGAAGTGAGTAATATTATCATTTTTGGATATTCCAATAAAGGACACGACGGTTTTGTAGGGAATTCTGTGATTGGAGAATGGTGCAATCTTGGAGCCGACACCAATTCTTCCAATCTTAAAAATAACTACGGAAATGTAAAATTGTGGAATTACAGAACCAAAGATTTTCAGGATACAGGTTTGCAGTTTGCAGGTTTAATTATGGGAGATCATTCTAAAACAGCCATTAATACTCAATTAAATACTGGAACTGTGATTGGTGTAGCTTCCAATATTTTCAAAGAAGGATTTCCACCCAATCTTATTGAAAATTTTTCTTGGGGAGGTTTTAAAGGTGATGAAAAGTTCAAACTAGACAAAGCCTACGAAGTTGCCGAAAAAGTAATGGCAAGAAGAAAAATGCCTTTAACAGATGTAGATAAAGGTATTTTGAAACATATTTTTGACGAATATTAA
- a CDS encoding cell envelope integrity protein TolA yields the protein MKSFTLLLLLLCFSYNKTNAQTKIDFSKDFPTIIYRNTSTGMNGLESESFSGRYRIYDHVGSLRMGLKFTELKNYSRIYTYKGKKYSSSQIPEINNIEITKVSGVLKISNGGLSESEKKRNVEVFIGGYLDQSGSVGGNNIEITNKLPTSFSKETHIEFIPTSISFDASEVHLAIEKYLEKEKEKNGEKENLDKYNKLLLEARNLFSAQNYDHALSKYYDASYINVKDKQKAEEGIVLTRKKIEEEAEEDKNKKSAEPQDPSSHTYKDGECKLSGVTSASYTCPLCRQEDKKEKDAKTKEDKRVEMVKAVKAEQERKTKEAENKRIAEQKREKERIEAENKTKELNRLAEEKELRRKIENRFKDVTKLKEIDFSKVEIFYESDNSIIKYDNIELGIIPKNKYVDVYKINGTYFLSARIVNTDMYEVLDIFGNAILGLRNNYYILDEGQDEIRFYIYKSQPEFFRQVIVKAYGESEHTKMKRIFYDNKSKAIEAIESYIEPKGTFTGYDHKLYIVQVDMIKTDLTMKIIEKKEGYAIK from the coding sequence ATGAAAAGCTTTACATTATTACTGTTGTTGCTGTGTTTTTCATACAACAAAACAAATGCACAGACAAAAATTGATTTTAGTAAAGATTTTCCAACCATTATTTACCGTAATACTTCTACCGGTATGAATGGATTGGAATCCGAAAGTTTCTCGGGCCGTTATAGAATTTATGACCATGTAGGCTCTTTGCGGATGGGATTAAAATTTACGGAATTAAAAAATTATTCAAGAATCTATACTTATAAAGGAAAAAAATATTCGTCTTCCCAAATACCTGAAATTAATAATATCGAAATCACGAAAGTTTCGGGAGTTTTGAAGATTTCTAACGGCGGTCTGTCGGAGTCGGAAAAAAAAAGAAATGTTGAAGTTTTCATTGGAGGATATTTGGATCAGTCGGGAAGTGTTGGCGGGAACAATATTGAAATTACAAATAAATTGCCCACTTCTTTTTCAAAAGAAACCCATATAGAATTTATTCCGACAAGTATTTCGTTTGATGCCAGTGAAGTTCATCTTGCGATAGAAAAATATCTCGAAAAGGAAAAGGAAAAGAATGGTGAGAAAGAAAATCTGGATAAATACAATAAGTTGTTATTGGAAGCGAGAAATCTTTTCTCAGCCCAAAATTACGATCATGCATTGTCAAAGTATTATGATGCAAGCTATATTAATGTCAAAGACAAGCAAAAAGCTGAAGAAGGTATTGTATTGACACGAAAAAAAATCGAAGAAGAAGCGGAGGAGGATAAGAATAAAAAATCGGCAGAACCACAAGATCCCAGTTCGCATACCTATAAAGACGGAGAATGTAAATTATCGGGTGTGACATCCGCAAGTTATACATGTCCGCTTTGTCGTCAGGAAGACAAAAAGGAAAAAGATGCAAAAACCAAGGAAGACAAAAGAGTTGAAATGGTGAAAGCAGTCAAAGCAGAACAGGAACGGAAGACGAAAGAAGCTGAAAATAAAAGAATTGCAGAGCAGAAAAGAGAAAAAGAAAGGATAGAAGCGGAGAATAAAACTAAAGAATTAAATCGTTTGGCTGAAGAAAAAGAATTACGGAGAAAAATAGAGAATAGATTTAAAGATGTTACGAAACTAAAAGAGATAGATTTTTCTAAAGTTGAAATCTTTTATGAATCTGATAATTCTATTATAAAGTATGATAATATTGAGTTGGGAATTATTCCTAAAAATAAATACGTAGACGTTTATAAAATAAATGGCACTTATTTTTTAAGTGCTAGGATAGTTAATACTGATATGTATGAGGTTTTAGATATATTTGGGAATGCAATATTAGGTTTAAGAAATAATTATTATATATTGGATGAAGGTCAAGATGAAATTAGATTTTATATTTATAAATCTCAACCAGAATTTTTTAGACAAGTAATTGTTAAAGCATATGGAGAAAGTGAGCATACAAAGATGAAAAGAATCTTTTATGATAATAAGTCAAAAGCGATAGAAGCAATAGAATCTTACATTGAGCCAAAAGGTACATTTACTGGATATGATCATAAATTATACATTGTTCAAGTTGATATGATTAAAACAGATTTAACAATGAAGATTATAGAAAAAAAGGAAGGATATGCTATTAAGTAA
- a CDS encoding response regulator transcription factor, giving the protein MKDKFQTGAIKAHQLTEVWNDYPEILQNKKIKLPVPKIEDFIGGMFAPGEFYYYTINFHDSSINGVHQNILKIHSLDRIPHNLKDIIDLIHPEDLEFVMKAERMSIEKMCEIGWENQKELKSSYCFRMDTGNGNYEMFHHQAIHTYRDEKGNLLQAINIHSNVQHLIKENPYTVIISGIGSRSDFHQMYYDKKGKIKIDFSLTKREIQILSSLVEGLSAKEIAEKQNISYHTVTTHRKNILRKMNCNKVSELVKRAIEYGIV; this is encoded by the coding sequence ATGAAAGATAAATTTCAGACAGGTGCTATAAAAGCACATCAGCTTACTGAGGTATGGAATGATTATCCGGAAATCCTTCAAAATAAAAAAATTAAACTTCCTGTTCCCAAGATTGAAGATTTTATCGGAGGGATGTTTGCTCCGGGAGAATTTTATTACTACACCATCAACTTTCACGACAGCAGTATAAATGGTGTGCATCAAAATATTTTAAAAATACATAGTTTAGATAGGATTCCGCATAATCTAAAAGATATTATAGACCTTATTCATCCGGAAGATTTAGAGTTTGTAATGAAAGCCGAGAGAATGTCTATTGAGAAAATGTGTGAAATAGGATGGGAAAATCAAAAAGAATTAAAATCTAGCTACTGTTTTAGAATGGATACAGGAAATGGCAATTATGAAATGTTTCACCATCAAGCGATTCATACTTACAGAGACGAAAAAGGAAATTTACTTCAGGCAATTAACATTCATTCTAATGTTCAACATCTTATTAAAGAAAATCCGTACACCGTTATAATTTCAGGGATAGGCAGCCGAAGTGATTTTCACCAAATGTATTATGATAAAAAAGGAAAAATAAAAATAGATTTTTCTCTTACTAAACGAGAAATACAGATACTTTCTTCTCTAGTAGAAGGTTTGTCGGCAAAAGAAATTGCAGAAAAACAGAATATCTCTTACCATACAGTAACTACTCATCGCAAAAATATTCTCAGAAAAATGAATTGTAATAAAGTTTCAGAATTGGTTAAGAGAGCAATAGAATATGGTATCGTTTAA
- a CDS encoding type B 50S ribosomal protein L31: MKNGIHPENYRLVVFKDMSNDEMFLCKSTADTKDTIEFEGTEYPLIKMEISSTSHPFYTGKTKLVDTAGRVDKFMNKYKKFAK; encoded by the coding sequence ATGAAAAACGGAATTCACCCAGAAAATTATAGACTTGTTGTTTTCAAAGATATGAGTAACGACGAAATGTTTCTTTGCAAGTCTACAGCAGATACAAAAGATACTATCGAGTTTGAAGGAACTGAGTATCCATTAATTAAAATGGAAATCTCTTCTACTTCTCACCCTTTCTACACAGGAAAAACTAAATTAGTTGATACTGCAGGTAGAGTAGATAAATTCATGAACAAATACAAAAAATTCGCTAAGTAA
- a CDS encoding nucleotide pyrophosphohydrolase, protein MEIKNLQHQVDEWIKTIGVRYFNELTNMAMLTEEVGEVARIIARRYGEQSEKESDKTKDLGEELADVLFVTLCLANQTGVDLQDAFDKKMKIKTDRDKDRHQNNEKLK, encoded by the coding sequence ATGGAAATAAAAAATCTCCAACATCAAGTGGATGAATGGATAAAAACCATTGGCGTCCGTTACTTTAATGAACTCACCAATATGGCGATGTTAACTGAGGAAGTGGGCGAAGTGGCGAGAATTATTGCAAGAAGATATGGTGAACAAAGCGAAAAAGAAAGCGATAAAACTAAAGATTTAGGAGAAGAATTGGCAGATGTGCTTTTTGTAACCTTATGTTTAGCCAACCAAACCGGAGTTGATCTGCAGGATGCATTCGATAAAAAGATGAAAATTAAAACAGACCGCGATAAAGACAGGCATCAAAACAATGAAAAATTAAAATAA
- a CDS encoding WG repeat-containing protein, with the protein MKKSLYLLILSIISLSLSAQDSQVYVPFRIGDKFGISDENGKMIIPANYDEISVGYNNDFTVRKDNKASYILNNKIIIKDGDYTYFDNQEDFVIGVLVKNSKDFMYSNGSPDYLSENLYNKSGEPLLGKSYNNIIVIDGRKNEKPALTGTALLLLYSTQNRYSLHLFDKKQKKIIKTFFENSYEVDTNYDKFPKSFSIIYQDLNRSEKNLTLNFNNGKIESEKREPIKVVKDYYSDRSLGSPTYSMPPPAMEGIEMPPAGKPSIPENALEKIGYADSFYRYIEPDRSEKLTISYKDATFDYGYLKKENGKIGYFLVRDNKWLVPPKYDEIFSADGHAIYESGFVVRTGDNYQFFVASNKNLEFITSEFKDFPLFFRRDYGRKGFHLFKLYDKDKNFIGYANKDGKIYYKK; encoded by the coding sequence ATGAAGAAATCTCTCTATTTGCTTATTCTATCCATAATTTCCTTATCGCTCTCGGCGCAGGATTCGCAGGTTTATGTTCCGTTCAGAATAGGCGATAAATTTGGTATTTCAGACGAAAACGGCAAAATGATTATTCCGGCTAATTATGATGAAATTTCAGTAGGATATAATAATGATTTTACCGTCAGAAAAGATAATAAAGCTTCTTATATTCTGAACAACAAAATTATTATAAAAGACGGCGATTATACTTATTTTGATAATCAGGAAGATTTTGTAATTGGCGTTCTTGTAAAAAACAGCAAGGATTTTATGTATTCTAATGGAAGTCCGGATTATCTCTCAGAAAATTTATACAACAAAAGCGGAGAACCTCTTTTAGGAAAAAGTTATAACAACATTATTGTAATAGATGGCAGAAAAAACGAAAAGCCTGCACTTACAGGAACAGCGTTACTTTTGCTATACTCCACGCAAAACCGGTACTCTTTACATTTGTTTGATAAAAAACAAAAAAAAATCATTAAGACTTTTTTTGAAAACTCTTATGAAGTAGATACTAATTACGATAAATTTCCCAAATCGTTTTCAATTATTTACCAGGATCTAAACCGATCTGAAAAAAATCTTACCCTAAATTTTAATAACGGAAAAATAGAATCTGAAAAGAGAGAACCTATAAAAGTTGTAAAAGATTATTATTCTGACCGTTCCTTGGGTAGTCCCACTTATTCTATGCCACCACCCGCAATGGAAGGGATAGAAATGCCGCCTGCGGGCAAACCGTCTATTCCTGAGAATGCTTTGGAAAAGATTGGGTATGCAGATTCTTTTTACCGATATATAGAGCCCGATAGAAGTGAAAAATTAACCATATCATACAAAGATGCCACCTTTGATTATGGATATTTGAAGAAAGAAAACGGGAAAATAGGTTATTTTCTTGTGAGAGATAACAAATGGCTTGTTCCTCCAAAATATGACGAAATTTTTTCAGCGGATGGGCATGCCATTTACGAATCTGGTTTTGTAGTGAGAACAGGAGATAATTATCAGTTTTTTGTTGCGAGCAATAAAAATCTGGAGTTTATTACTTCAGAATTTAAGGATTTTCCTTTATTTTTCAGAAGAGATTATGGGAGAAAAGGTTTTCATCTGTTTAAACTTTATGACAAAGACAAGAATTTTATAGGTTACGCAAATAAAGACGGCAAAATTTATTACAAGAAATGA